AAATGGTACAAGTAATATTGAAAAAATCAAGAAGTTTAATAGTTTTGTCAAAGGAATAGAAGTGCTTGAAAAACCACATGTAATCATAATAGGTATTCCGAGGAGTTTAGCACCTATTTGCAAAGAATTACCTGATGATTTCGGATGTACAGGTTTTATGGTATCAAGAGCAGTCAAACCTGACGCAGCTATTGTGAGTATGATGTACAATAATTACAAAGCTGACTATTTTGAAGAAATTCAAAATTTATGCAAGTATAGATTTGATTTTGAAATTGATTGCTTTAATATAGCTAATAATCAACTAGACTATCAAGATTCGAAATTCTTCCTAAATAAATTATATACAGTAATTGATTCTGATTATATAGACGAAAAGATTAAACATTATAAAGCAACAAAGCCTATTTATAATGTTCAGAAAAAAGAAGATAGAATAAAAATGGCTAGTTATTTAATAGATGTACTTGCAGGTGAAGAATTTATAGAGGATGTATTATAAAGGAGGGTTAAAATGGAAGCTGTTTGTGAAGTAAGTAGAGTTAATGAATACAAAGAAATGCTTAATAAAATATTTATAAAAAGATTTAATATAGATTATAACAAGTTTGGTGATGAATCATATTATGATAAACACTTTTTAGGAACAGATATTAGATTAAATCCTACAGATTTATTATATTTACTTCGTGATGTGGAAAAAGAATTTGGAATAACAATTAGCGAACAAAATCTAGCACAAGGGAAATTTAGTAGCTTTAACAGCGTGATTGAAATATTGGAAACTCAGGCTGATTAAACATGAAACAAATCCATATAGCAATAATAGATGATGGTGTAAATGAGAGATATTTTGATACATCTCTCATTTACAATTTAGAAGTAACCGAAGATTTAGAGATAATAAACAGAATAGATTATAATAAAGAAAAAAAAAATCACGCAACTACATGTGCTGGTATTATAAAGAAATATGTTTCGTGCAATATACAATTAAGTAGTATAAAGGTTTTAAGCAAATATGGAGATGGAAAGCTAAATAAATTATTAGCGGCAATGGAGTGGTGCATAGAAAATGACATAGATATTATAAATTTAAGCATGGGTACTGTGTGTTATCAAGATAAAAAATCAATAAAAGATGTAATTTATAAAGCATTCAAAAAAGGGATAATTATAATTGCAGCAAACAAAAATGATAGAATAATAACTTATCCAGCAGTATTTATGAATACAATTGGAGTAAAATGTTCTATTACTGGTGATTTAAAAGAGGGAGAATATATATATAACCATGAATCAGCTGATGGAGTACATATTATTGCATGTGGTAGTCATATGTTGAAAAATCACTTATCTATAGAAAAGAAAGTGCAAAATTGCAACAGTTTTGCTACTCCTATGATAACAGCATTTGTAGCTGATTATTTAGCTACAAATCCAAATGCAGATTTAAATAGTATAAAAGAATATTTATATAAAAGTTCTATAAATTATAATAATCAAAAATATTATCAAACATATCTGGAACTTGATTGGATAAAAAATCCCATAATATTCACTTCAAATAATATTATTAAACCATCATATTTCAATGCTGTTGACATAATAAATATAAATCATTTGGAAAATGATCAAATAGTTCCATATATATTAGGATATCTATCAACAATTAAAAGTAGATTAATAAAAATAGACTCCATAATATTTGATTTATATAATTGTAATATAAATATTGACGATATTGAAGAGTTTATTAAATATGTTATAAGTATAAACAAGAAGCCTATAATTTTAAATCATAATAAAGATGATAAAGTTATAAAAAATATATTAAAAAATGTAAACAGTCCTGTTTACTTTAATAATATTGACATACCATTAAATGTAAAAAAAAGAGAAGAAATGCCTTTAATAATAATAAAGGATTCGAATCTTGATTTAGTTCTAAATGTTTTAGTCGAATTAGGAAAACTTTTTGAAGAAAATGGTTACAATCCTACCATATTTACAAATAGTATGTATGGTTTGTTTTATGATTTCAGACAAATAGATGAAAAAAATAGAGATAATATTAATAATATTAATAGTATGATTGACTTCTATAATGGCGATATAGGTATAATTGGAATTGCTGCCAAAGATAATGTACTATACGAATTAGATGCTATGTTAGATATAGATGTATATATATTGAATCAAAACGATAAAACATATATAGAATATTATAAAAAAATGGCTCGTGGAGATAAAGAAATGTTAGTATTAAAGTTTCCTAGTGACAACCAAATAAAAGAATATGCTAACATGATATATGAGCAAATAGTAGATTTTTATGATACTGAAGAGATTATAGTTTAAATTATAAATTTAAGTAGTAAGCTTTGTACAATAAATTAGATTATGTTAAACTTAAAAAGTTGCATAATTTCAATGTATTGGAAAGCTTACTATTTTTTTAACAAGAAAATAAAGTAAGAAAAATAAATAAATATAAATTAATATATATAAAAACATATTAACTAAAATTAATATTATATTAAAAAAAATTAATAAAATAGAAAAATAAACTAAATTATGCTATAATATGTTTACAACACCAATCATTATAAATTCATACAAAATATTCACAAATTAAACAAATCATAAAAAAATATTCAATATAATTTTACTAATATAAAAATTTAAACCTGATTATTCGTATAACTCCCGATAATATGCTGTAGGTTTCTGAATTAGGAGATTTCAGTGAATTCGAAGGCATACCGAATTGGTATGTCGAGAAGTTAATGGATATCTTCTAATCAGAAGGATTTTATTAATGAATCTCCTATTTTAGGAGTAAGCGATTCACGCCAAATCAAGATTTGGGTTCACTGCTCATAATTTTCTATGAATAATCTGGGTTTAATTGCTAAATAAAAAAAGAGAGGAGGAGTTACAGAAGCTAATATTTCTGTAATATAGGTTATATGTATCCGTATATCCAAAAAAATACAACATTGCACTATTTAGATAAAAATGCTGTTCTTTATGGAGATGTAAAAAGATATATAATAAATAATGTTGAAGTATATATGTCAGAAAAAATAGATGGTATGAAAACAAAAGATGAAATAGTTAAAGAGATAGCGAATGATTTAGAATCAGATGATATTGATAGAATTAGAAGTATATTTGATGAGTTTGTTAATAGTAAATCATTACTTATAAAAACTAGTGAAACACCAAAAAGTCATATTATTAAAAGAACAGGAATTAAAGGTAAAAAGGTACCATTAAATGTGATTTTAAGTTTAACAAATAAGTGTGTTATGAGCTGTGAGCACTGCTTCAAAAGCTGTAGCACACAGGGTAATATATCAATTAGTTATAATAAATTAATGAATACACTAAAATTTTTAAGTGGAAAAACTATGACAGTTCAATTAACCGGTGGAGAGCCTATGGCTTATGATAGATTTTTAGATGTATTAGATTACTGCTCAGAAAACTTTGAAACAAGAATAACTACTACTGCAGTTTTAATTAATAAAAATAATATTGACCATTTCAAAAATGTAAGAATGATCCAAGTGTCAGTATATTCAAATAACCCTGAAGAACATGATATGTTTACTAATTTAAATGGTTCATTTGATAAAACTATTAATGGAATAGATACAATTGTACAAGCAGGTATACCGGTTTGTATTTCAACAATAGTTACTAAGAGAAATAAGGATAGAATACAAGATATGATCGAGCTAGCATTAGAGCATGGTGTAGATAAATTAAGATTTGGATCATTAGTTCCAATGGGAAGATGTTTAAAACTTAAGGATCAAATATGCTTATCAAATGATGAAATTGATGAAATGACTGGCATTATAGATGAGTTTTCAAATAAATATAAAGATAAAATTAATATTGGAAATTGGGAAAGTAGTAAAAATGAATTTGAAAAAGACAGGGACAAAGATATGGATTGCTTTGATTGTGGAGCAGGTCTTTGCCAGTGGATTATAAATGAAAATGGAAATGTTAAGCCTTGTGAGTTCATTCCGGATGAAATATTTACAATGGGATGTATTGAAGAAGAAAGCGTAGAAGATATACTTGAACAGTATAATTTGAACAACCTTGCAAGAAGCATTAAAAAATGGGAGAAAGACTTAAATGATATAAATTCAACTGTTAATGAAATATGTCCAAATATTAGAAAATACTATGAAGAAAAATGTGTTTAATATTATTATATTAAAAACTTTTTAGATATATATATGACTCATTTTTCATTATTAAAAAAGGAGGTGAAAATATGAATAAAAAAGAATTTTTTAATTACACTGTAAGTAATAGCACTTTGAAAACGTGTGGTGAATTTCCTGGTGGTTTATTAGATTGCGAACCACGTGTTGTAGCAGCAATTTAGTTCATCTCATTAAATAAGTCTGATTTTTCAGGCTTATTTATTTGCCATCAAAGGTTTTGTTTTTTAATAGCAATAAGGTAAAGTTTTAAAAAAACAAATTCAAGAATGATAAAAATTGATTAGTAGAGACATGAATAATTCTAAGTATGTAATGAATAATGTTATGAAAAAAAATACAAGAAACCTTCTTGGTAAGAATTAAAAAATAAAATTCCAAGAAGGTTTTTTTGTTGTATTGAGATTTAATTAAATCAAGCTTTTAACATTTCACATCATGTTCTATAGCTAAGTCCACAATATCTTGCAGCCTATTTTTTTATTCTTTGTAACCAAACTCGAAATTGTAAATTGTATACCTGTAACAGCAAAATACTAAAATGAACAATATTTACAATTAAAAACAAATATGGTACAATATATATTGTAAATACAAATAATAAATTAGTAGAGAGGAGGAATTACAGAAGATAATTCTGTAATAAAAAACTCATGTATCCATATATTGTTGAGAACACCATATTGCATTACTTGGGTAGCAACGCTGTTCTTTATGGGAATGTTGAAAGGTATATAATAAACAAAATCGAAATATATATGTCAGAAAAAATTGATGGTAAAAAGACAGAGGATGAAATAATTAAAGAAATAGCAGATGAGTTAGAATTAAATGATATTAAAAAGATTGGTTGTATATTTGATGAGTTTGTTGAAAGTAAACCATTACTTATAAAAAAAAGTAAAGTGCCTAAAAACCATATTATTAAAAGAACAGGAATCAAAGGTAAAAACGTACCATTAAATATTATATTAAGTTTAACAAATAAGTGTGTAATGAATTGTGAACATTGCTATAAAAGTTGTAGTACAAAGGGGAATAAATCACTTAACTATAATAAGTTGATGAATGTATTAAAATTTTTGACTGGCAAATCTCTGACCTTACAGTTAACAGGAGGAGAACCTATGGCATATGACAGTTTTTTAGATG
Above is a genomic segment from Abyssisolibacter fermentans containing:
- a CDS encoding radical SAM protein; amino-acid sequence: MYPYIQKNTTLHYLDKNAVLYGDVKRYIINNVEVYMSEKIDGMKTKDEIVKEIANDLESDDIDRIRSIFDEFVNSKSLLIKTSETPKSHIIKRTGIKGKKVPLNVILSLTNKCVMSCEHCFKSCSTQGNISISYNKLMNTLKFLSGKTMTVQLTGGEPMAYDRFLDVLDYCSENFETRITTTAVLINKNNIDHFKNVRMIQVSVYSNNPEEHDMFTNLNGSFDKTINGIDTIVQAGIPVCISTIVTKRNKDRIQDMIELALEHGVDKLRFGSLVPMGRCLKLKDQICLSNDEIDEMTGIIDEFSNKYKDKINIGNWESSKNEFEKDRDKDMDCFDCGAGLCQWIINENGNVKPCEFIPDEIFTMGCIEEESVEDILEQYNLNNLARSIKKWEKDLNDINSTVNEICPNIRKYYEEKCV
- a CDS encoding S8 family serine peptidase, which codes for MKQIHIAIIDDGVNERYFDTSLIYNLEVTEDLEIINRIDYNKEKKNHATTCAGIIKKYVSCNIQLSSIKVLSKYGDGKLNKLLAAMEWCIENDIDIINLSMGTVCYQDKKSIKDVIYKAFKKGIIIIAANKNDRIITYPAVFMNTIGVKCSITGDLKEGEYIYNHESADGVHIIACGSHMLKNHLSIEKKVQNCNSFATPMITAFVADYLATNPNADLNSIKEYLYKSSINYNNQKYYQTYLELDWIKNPIIFTSNNIIKPSYFNAVDIININHLENDQIVPYILGYLSTIKSRLIKIDSIIFDLYNCNINIDDIEEFIKYVISINKKPIILNHNKDDKVIKNILKNVNSPVYFNNIDIPLNVKKREEMPLIIIKDSNLDLVLNVLVELGKLFEENGYNPTIFTNSMYGLFYDFRQIDEKNRDNINNINSMIDFYNGDIGIIGIAAKDNVLYELDAMLDIDVYILNQNDKTYIEYYKKMARGDKEMLVLKFPSDNQIKEYANMIYEQIVDFYDTEEIIV
- a CDS encoding peptide maturation system acyl carrier-related protein — translated: MEAVCEVSRVNEYKEMLNKIFIKRFNIDYNKFGDESYYDKHFLGTDIRLNPTDLLYLLRDVEKEFGITISEQNLAQGKFSSFNSVIEILETQAD